The proteins below come from a single Branchiostoma floridae strain S238N-H82 chromosome 5, Bfl_VNyyK, whole genome shotgun sequence genomic window:
- the LOC118416705 gene encoding rho guanine nucleotide exchange factor 3-like isoform X3: MFKEPLLGRRPSLRRRSRSSSSFLTPSPAPDIPRKRKRGKDEDSLSVCSLDMKVSHKAREEPSHKRTRGLSRISSLASMLSPVKPVKKIGQTLQRSLSFRKSTDESPMTAIKPYHIAPTPTKRRESLLWSDVYAKNIRNEVLTKQQVRHQEAMFELYQGEKDMVSDLQMVKKTYYEAMRVFKIMSDEELNIIFGTMQSLQPIHQDLVVRLEAARRADGKIDNIGQTMIDWVPSLKCYVDYCAHQVAAKTLLDRKKQDHRVQDFLQRCLESPFSRKLDLWNFLDVPRSRLVKYPLLLKTIQKFTPNHSEDKALLQTAVSLVEDVIAQVDKMTGESNCRYYISRLEYLDEKNEHPLIGQSKLLLCDGILRNNRGTKLHVFLFDEILVLTRPATRNDQLCYQVYRQPLPLADLVVEDLSDGEVRMGGSFRGALMTRDGGKHVLRVAPSDPAAGQAHTLQASNEHDKKNWLQKLREAMVGKRRPLSEVKCDLTNRQTNDGDETEKGPEKKSSTVRKIAFRRRTPLNAGKNKGENQQAPEPQAQENKEKTSPEDVQKENDDKEEETKGEAHSLVAKGSKVCVVDIGLIEDEEKKEIACEERKESTTVATEKEVCVVELNDRIEEKADEAQTTDDHTEKVGKDVKGEESTEDELPNRRKTAELWEELPFIDMSGEQSVQDEDKQVGGAAEQENTTATVEEIGTSEKSCSQEDSDTTRTIDSKSKEPVVSQEAGDSVSSESCVPPQEQETHSKASRTASCTETDV; the protein is encoded by the exons GAGCCCAGTCACAAGCGTACACGAGGACTGTCCAGGATCTCCTCACTGGCATCCATGCTGTCCCCGGTCAAACCTGTTAAGAAGATTGGACAGACACTGCAG AGGTCACTCAGCTTCAGAAAGAGCACGGACGAGTCTCCAATGACCGCGATCAAGCCGTACCACATCGCTCCCACACCTACCAAGCGCCGGGAGAGCCTGCTGTGGAGCGACGTGTACGCCAAGAACATCCGCAACGAGGTGCTGACTAAGCAGCAGGTCCGACACCAGGAG GCCATGTTTGAGCTGTACCAGGGAGAGAAGGACATGGTCTCAGATCTACAGATGGTTAAGAAG ACATACTATGAAGCAATGCGTGTCTTCAAAATCATGTCTGATGAGGAACTCAACATCATCTTTGGCACCATGCAGTCTCTCCAACCTATCCACCAAG ACTTGGTAGTGAGGCTAGAAGCTGCACGGAGGGCAGACGGCAAAATAGACAACATCGGACAGACCATGATAGACTGG GTCCCCAGCCTGAAGTGCTATGTAGACTACTGTGCTCACCAGGTGGCAGCTAAGACTCTCCTGGACAGGAAGAAACAGGACCATCGTGTACAGGACTTCTTACAGCGATGTCTGGAGTCACCCTTCAGCCGCAAACTCGACCTCTGGAACTTCCTAG ATGTACCCAGGAGCAGACTTGTGAAGTACCCCCTGCTCCTGAAGACTATCCAGAAATTT actcCTAACCACAGTGAAGACAAGGCCTTGCTACAGACAGCT GTGTCCCTTGTAGAGGATGTGATAGCCCAGGTGGACAAGATGACAGGAGAGTCCAACTGTCGGTACTACATCAGCCGACTGGAGTACCTGGATGAGAAGAACGAACACCCTCTCATCGGACAGTCCAAACTACTGCTGTGTGATGGCATCCTCAGGAACAACAGGGGAACG AAGCTGCACGTGTTCCTGTTTGATGAGATCCTGGTGCTGACGAGGCCGGCCACCCGTAACGACCAGCTGTGTTACCAGGTGTACCGCCAGCCCCTCCCCCTGGCTGACCTGGTGGTGGAGGACCTGTCTGACGGGGAGGTCAGGATGGGCGGGTCCTTCCGAGGGGCGCTCATGACCAGGGATGGAG GGAAGCACGTGTTACGTGTGGCACCATCAGACCCCGCAGCAGGGCAGGCACACACTCTGCAGGCCAGTAACGAACACGACAAGAAGAACTGGCTACAGAAGCTGAGGGAAGCCATGGTCGGGAAACGTAGGCCCCTCTCTGAGGTCAAATGTGACCTGaccaacagacaaacaaacgatGGGGATGAGACAGAAAAGGGCCCTGAGAAG AAGTCGAGCACAGTCAGGAAAATTGCCTTCAGGAGACGCACACCTCTGAATGCTGGCAAGAATAAAGGTGAGAACCAACAGGCACCCGAGCCACAAGCACAGGAAAACAAAGAGAAAACATCCCCAGAAGATGTACAGAAAGAGAATGATGACAAGGAAGAGGAGACAAAGGGAGAGGCCCACAGTCTGGTGGCAAAGGGCAGCAAGGTTTGTGTTGTCGACATCGGCTTGATAGAAGATGAAGAGAAAAAGGAAATTGCTTGTGAAGAACGTAAGGAATCCACCACAGTCGCCACTGAGAAAGAAGTGTGCGTCGTCGAGCTGAATGATAGAATAGAGGAGAAGGCTGATGAGGCACAAACAACAGATGACCACacagaaaaagtaggaaaagatGTAAAAGGAGAAGAGAGCACAGAGGATGAGCTTCCCAACAGGAGAAAGACAGCAGAGTTGTGGGAAGAGCTGCCTTTCATTGATATGTCCGGGGAGCAGTCTGTGCAGGATGAGGATAAGCAGGTAGGGGGCGCAGCTGAGCAggaaaacaccacagctacaGTGGAGGAGATTGGCACCAGTGAGAAATCATGCAGTCAGGAAGACTCAGACACCACCAGGACAATTGACTCTAAGTCTAAAGAGCCAGTAGTATCCCAGGAGGCAGGAGATAGTGTCTCTTCAGAATCCTGCGTACCACCACAAGAGCAGGAAACACACAGTAAAGCCAGCAGGACAGCGTCTTGCACAGAGACTGATGTGTAG
- the LOC118416705 gene encoding rho guanine nucleotide exchange factor 3-like isoform X7: MKVSHKAREEPSHKRTRGLSRISSLASMLSPVKPVKKIGQTLQRSLSFRKSTDESPMTAIKPYHIAPTPTKRRESLLWSDVYAKNIRNEVLTKQQVRHQEAMFELYQGEKDMVSDLQMVKKTYYEAMRVFKIMSDEELNIIFGTMQSLQPIHQDLVVRLEAARRADGKIDNIGQTMIDWVPSLKCYVDYCAHQVAAKTLLDRKKQDHRVQDFLQRCLESPFSRKLDLWNFLDVPRSRLVKYPLLLKTIQKFTPNHSEDKALLQTAVSLVEDVIAQVDKMTGESNCRYYISRLEYLDEKNEHPLIGQSKLLLCDGILRNNRGTKLHVFLFDEILVLTRPATRNDQLCYQVYRQPLPLADLVVEDLSDGEVRMGGSFRGALMTRDGGKHVLRVAPSDPAAGQAHTLQASNEHDKKNWLQKLREAMVGKRRPLSEVKCDLTNRQTNDGDETEKGPEKKSSTVRKIAFRRRTPLNAGKNKGENQQAPEPQAQENKEKTSPEDVQKENDDKEEETKGEAHSLVAKGSKVCVVDIGLIEDEEKKEIACEERKESTTVATEKEVCVVELNDRIEEKADEAQTTDDHTEKVGKDVKGEESTEDELPNRRKTAELWEELPFIDMSGEQSVQDEDKQVGGAAEQENTTATVEEIGTSEKSCSQEDSDTTRTIDSKSKEPVVSQEAGDSVSSESCVPPQEQETHSKASRTASCTETDV, translated from the exons GAGCCCAGTCACAAGCGTACACGAGGACTGTCCAGGATCTCCTCACTGGCATCCATGCTGTCCCCGGTCAAACCTGTTAAGAAGATTGGACAGACACTGCAG AGGTCACTCAGCTTCAGAAAGAGCACGGACGAGTCTCCAATGACCGCGATCAAGCCGTACCACATCGCTCCCACACCTACCAAGCGCCGGGAGAGCCTGCTGTGGAGCGACGTGTACGCCAAGAACATCCGCAACGAGGTGCTGACTAAGCAGCAGGTCCGACACCAGGAG GCCATGTTTGAGCTGTACCAGGGAGAGAAGGACATGGTCTCAGATCTACAGATGGTTAAGAAG ACATACTATGAAGCAATGCGTGTCTTCAAAATCATGTCTGATGAGGAACTCAACATCATCTTTGGCACCATGCAGTCTCTCCAACCTATCCACCAAG ACTTGGTAGTGAGGCTAGAAGCTGCACGGAGGGCAGACGGCAAAATAGACAACATCGGACAGACCATGATAGACTGG GTCCCCAGCCTGAAGTGCTATGTAGACTACTGTGCTCACCAGGTGGCAGCTAAGACTCTCCTGGACAGGAAGAAACAGGACCATCGTGTACAGGACTTCTTACAGCGATGTCTGGAGTCACCCTTCAGCCGCAAACTCGACCTCTGGAACTTCCTAG ATGTACCCAGGAGCAGACTTGTGAAGTACCCCCTGCTCCTGAAGACTATCCAGAAATTT actcCTAACCACAGTGAAGACAAGGCCTTGCTACAGACAGCT GTGTCCCTTGTAGAGGATGTGATAGCCCAGGTGGACAAGATGACAGGAGAGTCCAACTGTCGGTACTACATCAGCCGACTGGAGTACCTGGATGAGAAGAACGAACACCCTCTCATCGGACAGTCCAAACTACTGCTGTGTGATGGCATCCTCAGGAACAACAGGGGAACG AAGCTGCACGTGTTCCTGTTTGATGAGATCCTGGTGCTGACGAGGCCGGCCACCCGTAACGACCAGCTGTGTTACCAGGTGTACCGCCAGCCCCTCCCCCTGGCTGACCTGGTGGTGGAGGACCTGTCTGACGGGGAGGTCAGGATGGGCGGGTCCTTCCGAGGGGCGCTCATGACCAGGGATGGAG GGAAGCACGTGTTACGTGTGGCACCATCAGACCCCGCAGCAGGGCAGGCACACACTCTGCAGGCCAGTAACGAACACGACAAGAAGAACTGGCTACAGAAGCTGAGGGAAGCCATGGTCGGGAAACGTAGGCCCCTCTCTGAGGTCAAATGTGACCTGaccaacagacaaacaaacgatGGGGATGAGACAGAAAAGGGCCCTGAGAAG AAGTCGAGCACAGTCAGGAAAATTGCCTTCAGGAGACGCACACCTCTGAATGCTGGCAAGAATAAAGGTGAGAACCAACAGGCACCCGAGCCACAAGCACAGGAAAACAAAGAGAAAACATCCCCAGAAGATGTACAGAAAGAGAATGATGACAAGGAAGAGGAGACAAAGGGAGAGGCCCACAGTCTGGTGGCAAAGGGCAGCAAGGTTTGTGTTGTCGACATCGGCTTGATAGAAGATGAAGAGAAAAAGGAAATTGCTTGTGAAGAACGTAAGGAATCCACCACAGTCGCCACTGAGAAAGAAGTGTGCGTCGTCGAGCTGAATGATAGAATAGAGGAGAAGGCTGATGAGGCACAAACAACAGATGACCACacagaaaaagtaggaaaagatGTAAAAGGAGAAGAGAGCACAGAGGATGAGCTTCCCAACAGGAGAAAGACAGCAGAGTTGTGGGAAGAGCTGCCTTTCATTGATATGTCCGGGGAGCAGTCTGTGCAGGATGAGGATAAGCAGGTAGGGGGCGCAGCTGAGCAggaaaacaccacagctacaGTGGAGGAGATTGGCACCAGTGAGAAATCATGCAGTCAGGAAGACTCAGACACCACCAGGACAATTGACTCTAAGTCTAAAGAGCCAGTAGTATCCCAGGAGGCAGGAGATAGTGTCTCTTCAGAATCCTGCGTACCACCACAAGAGCAGGAAACACACAGTAAAGCCAGCAGGACAGCGTCTTGCACAGAGACTGATGTGTAG
- the LOC118416705 gene encoding rho guanine nucleotide exchange factor 3-like isoform X5: MPSLRRRSRSSSSFLTPSPAPDIPRKRKRGKDEDSLSVCSLDMKVSHKAREEPSHKRTRGLSRISSLASMLSPVKPVKKIGQTLQRSLSFRKSTDESPMTAIKPYHIAPTPTKRRESLLWSDVYAKNIRNEVLTKQQVRHQEAMFELYQGEKDMVSDLQMVKKTYYEAMRVFKIMSDEELNIIFGTMQSLQPIHQDLVVRLEAARRADGKIDNIGQTMIDWVPSLKCYVDYCAHQVAAKTLLDRKKQDHRVQDFLQRCLESPFSRKLDLWNFLDVPRSRLVKYPLLLKTIQKFTPNHSEDKALLQTAVSLVEDVIAQVDKMTGESNCRYYISRLEYLDEKNEHPLIGQSKLLLCDGILRNNRGTKLHVFLFDEILVLTRPATRNDQLCYQVYRQPLPLADLVVEDLSDGEVRMGGSFRGALMTRDGGKHVLRVAPSDPAAGQAHTLQASNEHDKKNWLQKLREAMVGKRRPLSEVKCDLTNRQTNDGDETEKGPEKKSSTVRKIAFRRRTPLNAGKNKGENQQAPEPQAQENKEKTSPEDVQKENDDKEEETKGEAHSLVAKGSKVCVVDIGLIEDEEKKEIACEERKESTTVATEKEVCVVELNDRIEEKADEAQTTDDHTEKVGKDVKGEESTEDELPNRRKTAELWEELPFIDMSGEQSVQDEDKQVGGAAEQENTTATVEEIGTSEKSCSQEDSDTTRTIDSKSKEPVVSQEAGDSVSSESCVPPQEQETHSKASRTASCTETDV; encoded by the exons GAGCCCAGTCACAAGCGTACACGAGGACTGTCCAGGATCTCCTCACTGGCATCCATGCTGTCCCCGGTCAAACCTGTTAAGAAGATTGGACAGACACTGCAG AGGTCACTCAGCTTCAGAAAGAGCACGGACGAGTCTCCAATGACCGCGATCAAGCCGTACCACATCGCTCCCACACCTACCAAGCGCCGGGAGAGCCTGCTGTGGAGCGACGTGTACGCCAAGAACATCCGCAACGAGGTGCTGACTAAGCAGCAGGTCCGACACCAGGAG GCCATGTTTGAGCTGTACCAGGGAGAGAAGGACATGGTCTCAGATCTACAGATGGTTAAGAAG ACATACTATGAAGCAATGCGTGTCTTCAAAATCATGTCTGATGAGGAACTCAACATCATCTTTGGCACCATGCAGTCTCTCCAACCTATCCACCAAG ACTTGGTAGTGAGGCTAGAAGCTGCACGGAGGGCAGACGGCAAAATAGACAACATCGGACAGACCATGATAGACTGG GTCCCCAGCCTGAAGTGCTATGTAGACTACTGTGCTCACCAGGTGGCAGCTAAGACTCTCCTGGACAGGAAGAAACAGGACCATCGTGTACAGGACTTCTTACAGCGATGTCTGGAGTCACCCTTCAGCCGCAAACTCGACCTCTGGAACTTCCTAG ATGTACCCAGGAGCAGACTTGTGAAGTACCCCCTGCTCCTGAAGACTATCCAGAAATTT actcCTAACCACAGTGAAGACAAGGCCTTGCTACAGACAGCT GTGTCCCTTGTAGAGGATGTGATAGCCCAGGTGGACAAGATGACAGGAGAGTCCAACTGTCGGTACTACATCAGCCGACTGGAGTACCTGGATGAGAAGAACGAACACCCTCTCATCGGACAGTCCAAACTACTGCTGTGTGATGGCATCCTCAGGAACAACAGGGGAACG AAGCTGCACGTGTTCCTGTTTGATGAGATCCTGGTGCTGACGAGGCCGGCCACCCGTAACGACCAGCTGTGTTACCAGGTGTACCGCCAGCCCCTCCCCCTGGCTGACCTGGTGGTGGAGGACCTGTCTGACGGGGAGGTCAGGATGGGCGGGTCCTTCCGAGGGGCGCTCATGACCAGGGATGGAG GGAAGCACGTGTTACGTGTGGCACCATCAGACCCCGCAGCAGGGCAGGCACACACTCTGCAGGCCAGTAACGAACACGACAAGAAGAACTGGCTACAGAAGCTGAGGGAAGCCATGGTCGGGAAACGTAGGCCCCTCTCTGAGGTCAAATGTGACCTGaccaacagacaaacaaacgatGGGGATGAGACAGAAAAGGGCCCTGAGAAG AAGTCGAGCACAGTCAGGAAAATTGCCTTCAGGAGACGCACACCTCTGAATGCTGGCAAGAATAAAGGTGAGAACCAACAGGCACCCGAGCCACAAGCACAGGAAAACAAAGAGAAAACATCCCCAGAAGATGTACAGAAAGAGAATGATGACAAGGAAGAGGAGACAAAGGGAGAGGCCCACAGTCTGGTGGCAAAGGGCAGCAAGGTTTGTGTTGTCGACATCGGCTTGATAGAAGATGAAGAGAAAAAGGAAATTGCTTGTGAAGAACGTAAGGAATCCACCACAGTCGCCACTGAGAAAGAAGTGTGCGTCGTCGAGCTGAATGATAGAATAGAGGAGAAGGCTGATGAGGCACAAACAACAGATGACCACacagaaaaagtaggaaaagatGTAAAAGGAGAAGAGAGCACAGAGGATGAGCTTCCCAACAGGAGAAAGACAGCAGAGTTGTGGGAAGAGCTGCCTTTCATTGATATGTCCGGGGAGCAGTCTGTGCAGGATGAGGATAAGCAGGTAGGGGGCGCAGCTGAGCAggaaaacaccacagctacaGTGGAGGAGATTGGCACCAGTGAGAAATCATGCAGTCAGGAAGACTCAGACACCACCAGGACAATTGACTCTAAGTCTAAAGAGCCAGTAGTATCCCAGGAGGCAGGAGATAGTGTCTCTTCAGAATCCTGCGTACCACCACAAGAGCAGGAAACACACAGTAAAGCCAGCAGGACAGCGTCTTGCACAGAGACTGATGTGTAG
- the LOC118416705 gene encoding rho guanine nucleotide exchange factor 3-like isoform X6: MPSLRRRSRSSSSFLTPSPAPDIPRKRKRGKDEDSLSVCSLDMKEPSHKRTRGLSRISSLASMLSPVKPVKKIGQTLQRSLSFRKSTDESPMTAIKPYHIAPTPTKRRESLLWSDVYAKNIRNEVLTKQQVRHQEAMFELYQGEKDMVSDLQMVKKTYYEAMRVFKIMSDEELNIIFGTMQSLQPIHQDLVVRLEAARRADGKIDNIGQTMIDWVPSLKCYVDYCAHQVAAKTLLDRKKQDHRVQDFLQRCLESPFSRKLDLWNFLDVPRSRLVKYPLLLKTIQKFTPNHSEDKALLQTAVSLVEDVIAQVDKMTGESNCRYYISRLEYLDEKNEHPLIGQSKLLLCDGILRNNRGTKLHVFLFDEILVLTRPATRNDQLCYQVYRQPLPLADLVVEDLSDGEVRMGGSFRGALMTRDGGKHVLRVAPSDPAAGQAHTLQASNEHDKKNWLQKLREAMVGKRRPLSEVKCDLTNRQTNDGDETEKGPEKKSSTVRKIAFRRRTPLNAGKNKGENQQAPEPQAQENKEKTSPEDVQKENDDKEEETKGEAHSLVAKGSKVCVVDIGLIEDEEKKEIACEERKESTTVATEKEVCVVELNDRIEEKADEAQTTDDHTEKVGKDVKGEESTEDELPNRRKTAELWEELPFIDMSGEQSVQDEDKQVGGAAEQENTTATVEEIGTSEKSCSQEDSDTTRTIDSKSKEPVVSQEAGDSVSSESCVPPQEQETHSKASRTASCTETDV; this comes from the exons GAGCCCAGTCACAAGCGTACACGAGGACTGTCCAGGATCTCCTCACTGGCATCCATGCTGTCCCCGGTCAAACCTGTTAAGAAGATTGGACAGACACTGCAG AGGTCACTCAGCTTCAGAAAGAGCACGGACGAGTCTCCAATGACCGCGATCAAGCCGTACCACATCGCTCCCACACCTACCAAGCGCCGGGAGAGCCTGCTGTGGAGCGACGTGTACGCCAAGAACATCCGCAACGAGGTGCTGACTAAGCAGCAGGTCCGACACCAGGAG GCCATGTTTGAGCTGTACCAGGGAGAGAAGGACATGGTCTCAGATCTACAGATGGTTAAGAAG ACATACTATGAAGCAATGCGTGTCTTCAAAATCATGTCTGATGAGGAACTCAACATCATCTTTGGCACCATGCAGTCTCTCCAACCTATCCACCAAG ACTTGGTAGTGAGGCTAGAAGCTGCACGGAGGGCAGACGGCAAAATAGACAACATCGGACAGACCATGATAGACTGG GTCCCCAGCCTGAAGTGCTATGTAGACTACTGTGCTCACCAGGTGGCAGCTAAGACTCTCCTGGACAGGAAGAAACAGGACCATCGTGTACAGGACTTCTTACAGCGATGTCTGGAGTCACCCTTCAGCCGCAAACTCGACCTCTGGAACTTCCTAG ATGTACCCAGGAGCAGACTTGTGAAGTACCCCCTGCTCCTGAAGACTATCCAGAAATTT actcCTAACCACAGTGAAGACAAGGCCTTGCTACAGACAGCT GTGTCCCTTGTAGAGGATGTGATAGCCCAGGTGGACAAGATGACAGGAGAGTCCAACTGTCGGTACTACATCAGCCGACTGGAGTACCTGGATGAGAAGAACGAACACCCTCTCATCGGACAGTCCAAACTACTGCTGTGTGATGGCATCCTCAGGAACAACAGGGGAACG AAGCTGCACGTGTTCCTGTTTGATGAGATCCTGGTGCTGACGAGGCCGGCCACCCGTAACGACCAGCTGTGTTACCAGGTGTACCGCCAGCCCCTCCCCCTGGCTGACCTGGTGGTGGAGGACCTGTCTGACGGGGAGGTCAGGATGGGCGGGTCCTTCCGAGGGGCGCTCATGACCAGGGATGGAG GGAAGCACGTGTTACGTGTGGCACCATCAGACCCCGCAGCAGGGCAGGCACACACTCTGCAGGCCAGTAACGAACACGACAAGAAGAACTGGCTACAGAAGCTGAGGGAAGCCATGGTCGGGAAACGTAGGCCCCTCTCTGAGGTCAAATGTGACCTGaccaacagacaaacaaacgatGGGGATGAGACAGAAAAGGGCCCTGAGAAG AAGTCGAGCACAGTCAGGAAAATTGCCTTCAGGAGACGCACACCTCTGAATGCTGGCAAGAATAAAGGTGAGAACCAACAGGCACCCGAGCCACAAGCACAGGAAAACAAAGAGAAAACATCCCCAGAAGATGTACAGAAAGAGAATGATGACAAGGAAGAGGAGACAAAGGGAGAGGCCCACAGTCTGGTGGCAAAGGGCAGCAAGGTTTGTGTTGTCGACATCGGCTTGATAGAAGATGAAGAGAAAAAGGAAATTGCTTGTGAAGAACGTAAGGAATCCACCACAGTCGCCACTGAGAAAGAAGTGTGCGTCGTCGAGCTGAATGATAGAATAGAGGAGAAGGCTGATGAGGCACAAACAACAGATGACCACacagaaaaagtaggaaaagatGTAAAAGGAGAAGAGAGCACAGAGGATGAGCTTCCCAACAGGAGAAAGACAGCAGAGTTGTGGGAAGAGCTGCCTTTCATTGATATGTCCGGGGAGCAGTCTGTGCAGGATGAGGATAAGCAGGTAGGGGGCGCAGCTGAGCAggaaaacaccacagctacaGTGGAGGAGATTGGCACCAGTGAGAAATCATGCAGTCAGGAAGACTCAGACACCACCAGGACAATTGACTCTAAGTCTAAAGAGCCAGTAGTATCCCAGGAGGCAGGAGATAGTGTCTCTTCAGAATCCTGCGTACCACCACAAGAGCAGGAAACACACAGTAAAGCCAGCAGGACAGCGTCTTGCACAGAGACTGATGTGTAG
- the LOC118416705 gene encoding rho guanine nucleotide exchange factor 3-like isoform X1 → MSEDPRNGSFLSTSTPGDQNGRPSLRRRSRSSSSFLTPSPAPDIPRKRKRGKDEDSLSVCSLDMKVSHKAREEPSHKRTRGLSRISSLASMLSPVKPVKKIGQTLQRSLSFRKSTDESPMTAIKPYHIAPTPTKRRESLLWSDVYAKNIRNEVLTKQQVRHQEAMFELYQGEKDMVSDLQMVKKTYYEAMRVFKIMSDEELNIIFGTMQSLQPIHQDLVVRLEAARRADGKIDNIGQTMIDWVPSLKCYVDYCAHQVAAKTLLDRKKQDHRVQDFLQRCLESPFSRKLDLWNFLDVPRSRLVKYPLLLKTIQKFTPNHSEDKALLQTAVSLVEDVIAQVDKMTGESNCRYYISRLEYLDEKNEHPLIGQSKLLLCDGILRNNRGTKLHVFLFDEILVLTRPATRNDQLCYQVYRQPLPLADLVVEDLSDGEVRMGGSFRGALMTRDGGKHVLRVAPSDPAAGQAHTLQASNEHDKKNWLQKLREAMVGKRRPLSEVKCDLTNRQTNDGDETEKGPEKKSSTVRKIAFRRRTPLNAGKNKGENQQAPEPQAQENKEKTSPEDVQKENDDKEEETKGEAHSLVAKGSKVCVVDIGLIEDEEKKEIACEERKESTTVATEKEVCVVELNDRIEEKADEAQTTDDHTEKVGKDVKGEESTEDELPNRRKTAELWEELPFIDMSGEQSVQDEDKQVGGAAEQENTTATVEEIGTSEKSCSQEDSDTTRTIDSKSKEPVVSQEAGDSVSSESCVPPQEQETHSKASRTASCTETDV, encoded by the exons GAGCCCAGTCACAAGCGTACACGAGGACTGTCCAGGATCTCCTCACTGGCATCCATGCTGTCCCCGGTCAAACCTGTTAAGAAGATTGGACAGACACTGCAG AGGTCACTCAGCTTCAGAAAGAGCACGGACGAGTCTCCAATGACCGCGATCAAGCCGTACCACATCGCTCCCACACCTACCAAGCGCCGGGAGAGCCTGCTGTGGAGCGACGTGTACGCCAAGAACATCCGCAACGAGGTGCTGACTAAGCAGCAGGTCCGACACCAGGAG GCCATGTTTGAGCTGTACCAGGGAGAGAAGGACATGGTCTCAGATCTACAGATGGTTAAGAAG ACATACTATGAAGCAATGCGTGTCTTCAAAATCATGTCTGATGAGGAACTCAACATCATCTTTGGCACCATGCAGTCTCTCCAACCTATCCACCAAG ACTTGGTAGTGAGGCTAGAAGCTGCACGGAGGGCAGACGGCAAAATAGACAACATCGGACAGACCATGATAGACTGG GTCCCCAGCCTGAAGTGCTATGTAGACTACTGTGCTCACCAGGTGGCAGCTAAGACTCTCCTGGACAGGAAGAAACAGGACCATCGTGTACAGGACTTCTTACAGCGATGTCTGGAGTCACCCTTCAGCCGCAAACTCGACCTCTGGAACTTCCTAG ATGTACCCAGGAGCAGACTTGTGAAGTACCCCCTGCTCCTGAAGACTATCCAGAAATTT actcCTAACCACAGTGAAGACAAGGCCTTGCTACAGACAGCT GTGTCCCTTGTAGAGGATGTGATAGCCCAGGTGGACAAGATGACAGGAGAGTCCAACTGTCGGTACTACATCAGCCGACTGGAGTACCTGGATGAGAAGAACGAACACCCTCTCATCGGACAGTCCAAACTACTGCTGTGTGATGGCATCCTCAGGAACAACAGGGGAACG AAGCTGCACGTGTTCCTGTTTGATGAGATCCTGGTGCTGACGAGGCCGGCCACCCGTAACGACCAGCTGTGTTACCAGGTGTACCGCCAGCCCCTCCCCCTGGCTGACCTGGTGGTGGAGGACCTGTCTGACGGGGAGGTCAGGATGGGCGGGTCCTTCCGAGGGGCGCTCATGACCAGGGATGGAG GGAAGCACGTGTTACGTGTGGCACCATCAGACCCCGCAGCAGGGCAGGCACACACTCTGCAGGCCAGTAACGAACACGACAAGAAGAACTGGCTACAGAAGCTGAGGGAAGCCATGGTCGGGAAACGTAGGCCCCTCTCTGAGGTCAAATGTGACCTGaccaacagacaaacaaacgatGGGGATGAGACAGAAAAGGGCCCTGAGAAG AAGTCGAGCACAGTCAGGAAAATTGCCTTCAGGAGACGCACACCTCTGAATGCTGGCAAGAATAAAGGTGAGAACCAACAGGCACCCGAGCCACAAGCACAGGAAAACAAAGAGAAAACATCCCCAGAAGATGTACAGAAAGAGAATGATGACAAGGAAGAGGAGACAAAGGGAGAGGCCCACAGTCTGGTGGCAAAGGGCAGCAAGGTTTGTGTTGTCGACATCGGCTTGATAGAAGATGAAGAGAAAAAGGAAATTGCTTGTGAAGAACGTAAGGAATCCACCACAGTCGCCACTGAGAAAGAAGTGTGCGTCGTCGAGCTGAATGATAGAATAGAGGAGAAGGCTGATGAGGCACAAACAACAGATGACCACacagaaaaagtaggaaaagatGTAAAAGGAGAAGAGAGCACAGAGGATGAGCTTCCCAACAGGAGAAAGACAGCAGAGTTGTGGGAAGAGCTGCCTTTCATTGATATGTCCGGGGAGCAGTCTGTGCAGGATGAGGATAAGCAGGTAGGGGGCGCAGCTGAGCAggaaaacaccacagctacaGTGGAGGAGATTGGCACCAGTGAGAAATCATGCAGTCAGGAAGACTCAGACACCACCAGGACAATTGACTCTAAGTCTAAAGAGCCAGTAGTATCCCAGGAGGCAGGAGATAGTGTCTCTTCAGAATCCTGCGTACCACCACAAGAGCAGGAAACACACAGTAAAGCCAGCAGGACAGCGTCTTGCACAGAGACTGATGTGTAG